The Georgenia faecalis genome includes a window with the following:
- a CDS encoding FKBP-type peptidyl-prolyl cis-trans isomerase encodes MSTLPTASGSFGDKPVLTFPGGPAPEGLQVSVLQRGDGPLVEAGDTIVVHYLGQVWDGSIFDTSYDRGQTISFPIGMGMVIGGWDDGLVGQTIGSRVLLSIPPEHGYGERGVPQAGIGGTDTLVFVVDIVGVE; translated from the coding sequence ATGAGCACACTTCCCACCGCGTCCGGTTCCTTCGGCGACAAGCCCGTCCTCACCTTTCCCGGTGGCCCCGCCCCCGAGGGCCTGCAGGTGAGCGTCCTCCAGCGCGGCGACGGGCCGCTCGTCGAGGCCGGCGACACCATCGTCGTCCACTACCTCGGCCAGGTCTGGGACGGCTCGATCTTCGACACCTCCTACGACCGCGGTCAGACCATCTCCTTCCCCATCGGGATGGGCATGGTCATCGGCGGCTGGGACGACGGCCTCGTCGGACAGACGATCGGCTCGCGGGTCCTCCTGTCCATCCCGCCGGAGCACGGCTACGGCGAGCGTGGCGTCCCGCAGGCGGGGATCGGCGGCACCGACACCCTCGTCTTCGTCGTCGACATCGTCGGCGTCGAGTAG
- the msrA gene encoding peptide-methionine (S)-S-oxide reductase MsrA, with amino-acid sequence MIFGTRTPVVTAETALPGREHPGFTVPAEHEVLGTPLQGPWPEGTQVLYLAMGCFWGAERIFWRLDGVVTTAAGYQGGFTPYPTYEETCTGRTGHTEAVLVAYDPTRTSAELLLKAFWENHDPTTANRQGNDVGTQYRSALYWTTPEQEQAVRATREAFQGVLTENGFGEITTELRPAAEAGPFYYAEAYHQQYLHKNPGGYCNHGPNGMTCPVGLLRQDQVPAQVDVAPPGA; translated from the coding sequence ATGATCTTCGGGACACGCACGCCGGTCGTCACCGCCGAGACCGCCCTGCCCGGCCGCGAGCACCCGGGTTTCACCGTGCCCGCCGAGCACGAGGTCCTCGGGACCCCGCTGCAGGGGCCGTGGCCGGAGGGCACGCAGGTCCTCTACCTCGCCATGGGGTGCTTCTGGGGTGCCGAGCGGATCTTCTGGCGGCTCGACGGCGTGGTGACGACGGCGGCCGGCTACCAGGGCGGGTTCACGCCCTACCCCACCTACGAGGAGACGTGCACGGGCCGCACGGGCCACACCGAGGCCGTCCTCGTCGCCTATGACCCGACGCGGACGAGCGCCGAGCTGCTGCTCAAGGCCTTCTGGGAGAACCACGACCCGACCACGGCCAACCGGCAGGGCAACGACGTGGGCACCCAGTACCGCTCCGCCCTCTACTGGACGACGCCCGAGCAGGAGCAGGCCGTCCGCGCCACCCGGGAGGCCTTCCAGGGGGTGCTCACGGAGAACGGCTTCGGGGAGATCACCACCGAGCTCCGCCCGGCCGCGGAGGCGGGGCCGTTCTACTACGCCGAGGCCTACCACCAGCAGTACCTCCACAAGAACCCCGGCGGGTACTGCAACCACGGGCCCAACGGCATGACCTGCCCCGTCGGTCTGCTGCGCCAGGACCAGGTCCCGGCGCAGGTCGACGTCGCGCCGCCGGGCGCCTAG
- a CDS encoding ABC transporter permease subunit has translation MSTTVDRRADRSAVAVSPVSFPRVVRSEWIKLWSLRSTYWVIGATLVAMVAMSLLMTVAVNAVAEEPELAGLGPEPITVLSLSYAMGQLVVAVLGVLVITGEYSTGMIRSSFAAVPTRVPVLAAKALVIAVVAFVLGVAGVGLSYVITAPMLADAGGAADLADPDTQRMFWGTGLYLMAVALFSLGVGALLRHSAGAIATVLGIFLVLPSVAQIVGSSVDWVYDALPYLPSAAGERILAVTGTATEDMGATNLLEPWTGYGVLAAYVVVLLLAATVLMRRRDA, from the coding sequence ATGAGCACCACCGTCGACCGCCGCGCCGACCGCTCCGCCGTCGCCGTCTCCCCCGTGTCCTTCCCCCGCGTGGTGCGCTCGGAGTGGATCAAGCTGTGGTCGTTGCGCTCGACGTACTGGGTCATCGGCGCCACGCTCGTCGCGATGGTCGCCATGTCGTTGCTCATGACCGTCGCGGTCAACGCGGTCGCGGAGGAGCCTGAGCTCGCCGGCCTCGGCCCGGAGCCGATCACCGTCCTCAGCCTGAGCTACGCGATGGGCCAGCTCGTCGTCGCCGTCCTCGGCGTCCTCGTCATCACCGGCGAGTACTCCACGGGGATGATCCGCTCGAGCTTCGCCGCCGTGCCCACCCGGGTCCCGGTCCTCGCCGCAAAGGCCCTCGTCATCGCCGTCGTCGCCTTCGTCCTCGGCGTCGCGGGGGTCGGCCTCTCCTACGTCATCACCGCCCCGATGCTCGCCGACGCCGGGGGTGCGGCCGACCTGGCCGACCCGGACACCCAGCGGATGTTCTGGGGCACCGGTCTCTACCTCATGGCGGTGGCGCTGTTCTCCCTCGGGGTCGGGGCGCTGCTGCGCCACTCCGCCGGGGCCATCGCCACGGTCCTCGGGATCTTCCTCGTCCTGCCGTCGGTGGCGCAGATCGTCGGGTCGAGCGTCGACTGGGTCTACGACGCCCTCCCGTACCTGCCGTCCGCGGCGGGTGAGCGGATCCTCGCCGTCACCGGCACGGCGACCGAGGACATGGGGGCCACGAACCTCCTCGAGCCGTGGACGGGGTACGGCGTGCTCGCGGCGTACGTCGTCGTCCTCCTCCTCGCCGCGACCGTGCTCATGCGGCGCCGCGACGCCTGA
- a CDS encoding DEAD/DEAH box helicase, with the protein MPDAGPQVRPGGPARELIDERRALAAAAAAVLARLDDARTQVARLVTDEREARMRGELAGVAVERLADITEANLRIQALRSAGYASALDVLDATPDQLEAHDGIGRHTARCAVAAAEQLADAVRAGVRLRIELRRDAGLGLELLTLLHRVERLTPLVEPHRRDLTDFSSSVAALAPVAEPATRRLAFVFTRGESRRRALAALASLAGWEPWLTTTRLADVVSDLEAHCRAPEPGPLALWEDFERRAAAYYALLGQIVPMGDLTAADGMLPAELVERINAYPLDRTLLRVTLRGYQAFGARFALNQGRAMLGDEMGLGKTIQAVAAMAHLAAQGERHFLVVCPASVLINWTREVTSRSALAAHRLHGAGREEAIARWVAEGGVGVTTFEGLRHVPVPPARPEASSADDGAPVGPAVGMLVVDEAHFVKNPRAQRSRTVATWTQRCWRVLFMTGTPMENRLEEFAALVRYLQPGLVAELPAHLGLAGADLFRHRMAPVYLRRNVADVLVELPELVTVDEWEEFTPAGERAYRAAVAEGNFMAMRRADFAVPHARDSAKLTRLLELVGEAGENGHKVVVFSYFRDVIDRIVDALGPAPDGVAFGPVTGSVPAAERQRLVDDFTAGPAGAVLVCQVQAGGVGLNIQAASIVVLAEPQLKPAAEAQAVARAHRMGQVRTVQVHRLLVEDSVDERIEAILGEKTRLFDAYVRDSSLAEGAVAAVDVSESELARHVVAEEQARLGYGPVWDELAAQEPSGQGDQPAATG; encoded by the coding sequence GTGCCCGACGCCGGGCCGCAGGTGCGGCCCGGCGGCCCGGCGCGTGAGCTCATCGACGAGCGACGCGCACTCGCCGCGGCGGCCGCCGCGGTGCTCGCCCGGCTCGACGACGCCCGCACCCAGGTGGCGCGCCTCGTCACCGACGAGCGGGAGGCGCGGATGCGCGGCGAGCTCGCCGGTGTCGCGGTCGAGCGGCTCGCCGACATCACCGAGGCGAACCTGCGCATCCAGGCGCTGCGCAGTGCCGGGTACGCGAGCGCCCTCGACGTCCTCGACGCCACCCCGGACCAGCTCGAGGCCCACGACGGGATCGGCCGGCACACCGCCCGCTGCGCCGTCGCCGCCGCGGAGCAGCTCGCCGACGCCGTCCGGGCTGGCGTGCGGCTGCGTATCGAGCTCCGGCGCGACGCGGGCCTCGGCCTGGAGCTGCTCACGCTCCTCCACCGGGTCGAGCGGCTCACGCCGCTCGTCGAGCCGCACCGCCGCGACCTCACCGACTTCTCCTCCTCGGTGGCCGCGCTCGCGCCCGTCGCCGAGCCGGCCACGAGGCGCCTCGCCTTCGTCTTCACCCGCGGCGAGTCCCGACGGCGCGCCCTCGCCGCCCTCGCCAGCCTCGCCGGCTGGGAGCCCTGGCTGACGACGACGCGCCTGGCCGACGTCGTCAGCGACCTCGAGGCGCACTGCCGTGCGCCCGAGCCCGGCCCGCTCGCCCTGTGGGAGGACTTCGAGCGTCGCGCCGCCGCCTACTACGCGCTCCTCGGGCAGATCGTGCCCATGGGCGACCTCACCGCCGCGGACGGGATGCTCCCCGCCGAGCTCGTCGAGCGGATCAACGCCTACCCGCTGGACCGGACGCTGCTACGGGTCACGCTGCGGGGCTACCAGGCGTTCGGCGCGCGGTTCGCCCTCAACCAGGGCCGGGCGATGCTCGGTGACGAGATGGGGCTCGGCAAGACGATCCAGGCGGTCGCCGCCATGGCCCACCTCGCCGCCCAGGGGGAGCGGCACTTCCTCGTCGTCTGCCCGGCGAGCGTGCTCATCAACTGGACGCGGGAGGTGACCTCCCGCTCGGCGCTGGCCGCCCACCGTCTCCACGGGGCGGGCCGGGAGGAGGCGATCGCGCGCTGGGTCGCCGAGGGCGGCGTCGGGGTGACGACCTTCGAGGGGCTGCGGCACGTGCCGGTTCCGCCCGCCCGGCCCGAGGCGTCGTCGGCCGACGACGGCGCGCCCGTGGGGCCGGCCGTCGGGATGCTCGTCGTCGACGAGGCGCACTTCGTCAAGAACCCGCGGGCGCAGCGCTCCCGGACCGTGGCCACGTGGACGCAGCGGTGCTGGCGCGTGCTCTTCATGACCGGCACCCCGATGGAGAACCGGCTCGAGGAGTTCGCCGCCCTGGTGCGCTACCTGCAACCCGGTCTCGTCGCCGAGCTGCCCGCCCACCTGGGGCTGGCCGGCGCCGACCTCTTCCGCCACCGGATGGCGCCGGTGTACCTGCGCCGCAACGTCGCCGACGTCCTCGTCGAGCTCCCCGAGCTCGTCACCGTCGACGAGTGGGAGGAGTTCACCCCGGCGGGGGAGCGGGCGTACCGGGCCGCCGTCGCGGAGGGGAACTTCATGGCGATGCGGCGGGCGGACTTCGCGGTGCCGCACGCGCGGGACTCGGCGAAGCTCACGCGGCTGCTCGAGCTGGTCGGCGAGGCGGGCGAGAACGGCCACAAGGTCGTCGTGTTCTCCTACTTCCGCGACGTCATCGACCGGATCGTCGACGCGCTCGGCCCGGCCCCGGACGGCGTCGCCTTCGGGCCGGTGACGGGCTCGGTCCCGGCCGCCGAGCGGCAGCGCCTCGTCGACGACTTCACCGCCGGCCCGGCCGGTGCCGTCCTCGTGTGCCAGGTCCAGGCGGGCGGCGTCGGGCTCAACATCCAGGCGGCGAGCATCGTCGTCCTCGCCGAGCCGCAGCTCAAGCCGGCCGCGGAGGCGCAGGCCGTCGCCCGCGCGCACCGCATGGGCCAGGTGCGCACCGTCCAGGTCCACCGGCTCCTCGTCGAGGACAGCGTCGACGAGCGGATCGAGGCGATCCTCGGCGAGAAGACGCGCCTGTTCGACGCCTACGTCCGCGACTCGAGCCTCGCCGAGGGGGCCGTCGCCGCCGTCGACGTCAGCGAGTCCGAGCTGGCCCGCCACGTCGTCGCCGAGGAGCAGGCGCGGCTCGGGTACGGCCCGGTCTGGGACGAGCTGGCGGCGCAGGAGCCGTCCGGCCAGGGGGACCAGCCCGCGGCGACCGGCTGA
- a CDS encoding AI-2E family transporter: protein MTDNPPGWLARAAGATRPSRRSAQAPAAVRPLTPRVARRDPGPSADDAVPPSVRSAAAWSWRLLVIAAALVAAGYIVIVFKTVVVSFLVAILLAVLLEPIATRLRRNLRMPRALAAAMTIAVTLAAVGALLALAGRSIVAGFSDLAEQAQVGFTELAAWLSEGPLGIDDAQITLWLEELQTQVEENSGVLVSGVLSATGSVTQVAVGAIIALFCLFFFLREGRRIWQWFVRLAPVRVREPMNEAGIRGWVSLGAYARTQILVAFVDAVGIGAGAAILGVPLALPLAVLVFLGSFIPIVGALFTGSVAVLVALVDQGIGTALIMLGIVLLVQQLEGNVFQPWLMGNAVSLHPVAVLLAVTAGTGIAGILGALFAVPVAAVVNTVVLYLHGHDKYPRLATDWHRPGGPPGIIFGAIRDSYDHVAESASTPDEAGDDAPDAPEVPGESAGETSGGDGRTGRPGDGAPR from the coding sequence ATGACCGACAACCCCCCGGGCTGGCTGGCGCGCGCCGCCGGCGCCACGCGCCCCTCGCGGCGCTCCGCACAGGCCCCCGCCGCCGTGCGCCCCCTCACGCCCCGCGTGGCGCGGCGTGATCCCGGCCCCTCGGCCGACGACGCCGTGCCCCCGTCGGTGCGGTCCGCCGCTGCCTGGTCGTGGCGGCTCCTCGTCATCGCCGCGGCGTTGGTGGCGGCGGGCTACATCGTCATCGTCTTCAAGACGGTCGTGGTCTCCTTCCTCGTCGCCATCCTGCTCGCGGTGCTCCTCGAGCCCATCGCCACGCGGCTGCGCCGGAACCTGCGCATGCCCCGTGCGCTGGCCGCGGCGATGACGATCGCCGTCACGCTGGCCGCCGTCGGCGCCCTCCTCGCCCTGGCGGGCCGGTCAATCGTCGCCGGGTTCAGCGATCTCGCCGAGCAGGCGCAGGTGGGCTTCACGGAGCTCGCCGCCTGGCTGTCCGAGGGGCCGCTGGGCATCGACGACGCCCAGATCACCCTGTGGCTCGAGGAGCTCCAGACGCAGGTCGAGGAGAACTCCGGCGTCCTCGTCAGCGGCGTCCTGTCCGCGACCGGATCGGTCACCCAGGTCGCCGTCGGCGCCATCATCGCCCTGTTCTGCCTCTTCTTCTTCCTCCGTGAGGGGCGGCGCATCTGGCAGTGGTTCGTCCGGCTGGCGCCCGTGCGGGTGCGCGAGCCGATGAACGAGGCCGGCATCCGGGGCTGGGTCAGCCTCGGGGCGTACGCCCGCACGCAGATCCTCGTCGCGTTCGTGGACGCCGTCGGCATCGGCGCGGGCGCCGCCATCCTCGGGGTCCCGCTGGCGCTGCCGCTCGCGGTGCTCGTCTTCCTCGGGTCGTTCATCCCGATCGTCGGTGCGTTGTTCACCGGCTCGGTGGCCGTGCTCGTCGCCCTGGTCGACCAGGGCATCGGCACCGCGCTCATCATGCTGGGGATCGTCCTCCTCGTTCAGCAGCTCGAGGGCAACGTCTTCCAGCCCTGGCTCATGGGCAACGCCGTCTCGCTCCACCCCGTCGCCGTGCTCCTCGCCGTCACGGCGGGCACGGGCATCGCGGGGATCCTCGGTGCGCTCTTCGCGGTCCCCGTCGCCGCGGTGGTCAACACCGTGGTGCTCTACCTCCACGGGCACGACAAGTACCCGCGCCTCGCCACCGACTGGCACCGCCCCGGGGGCCCGCCGGGGATCATCTTCGGCGCCATCCGGGACTCCTACGACCACGTCGCCGAGAGCGCGAGCACGCCCGACGAGGCCGGCGACGACGCCCCCGACGCCCCCGAGGTGCCGGGCGAGAGCGCCGGGGAGACGTCCGGCGGCGACGGGCGCACGGGGAGGCCGGGGGACGGGGCACCTCGGTGA
- a CDS encoding ABC transporter ATP-binding protein: protein MIEAHDLTKRYGDKTAVDRISFTVRPGSVTGFLGPNGAGKSTTMRMVVGLDRPTAGHVTVNGKPYAQHRKPLSEVGILLDAKAVHTSRSAYQHLRAMAATHGISTTRVQEVIEMTGLQAVARKRVGGFSLGMGQRLGIAAAMLGDPRTLILDEPVNGLDPEGVKWVRTMVRRLADEGRTVFLSSHLMSEMAQTADHLLVIGRGRIITSGPVQEVIDAAQGTTVRVRSPRASDLAALVRGAQVTVSPAEPGLLEVRGRTAAEIGDLAAASGIALHELTPVRASLEDAYLTLTQDEVEYRSEDRTATEGARR from the coding sequence ATGATCGAAGCGCACGACCTCACCAAACGGTACGGCGACAAGACGGCCGTCGACCGCATCTCCTTCACCGTGCGGCCGGGATCGGTCACCGGGTTCCTCGGTCCGAACGGGGCCGGCAAGTCCACCACCATGCGCATGGTCGTCGGCCTCGACCGCCCGACGGCGGGGCACGTCACGGTCAACGGCAAGCCGTACGCCCAGCACCGCAAGCCCCTGAGCGAGGTGGGCATCCTCCTCGACGCCAAGGCCGTCCACACGAGCCGCAGCGCGTACCAGCACCTGCGTGCCATGGCGGCCACCCACGGCATCTCCACCACGCGCGTCCAGGAGGTCATCGAGATGACCGGCCTCCAGGCGGTGGCCCGCAAGCGCGTGGGCGGGTTCTCCCTCGGGATGGGCCAGCGCCTCGGCATCGCGGCCGCCATGCTCGGTGACCCCCGGACCCTCATCCTCGACGAGCCCGTCAACGGCCTCGACCCCGAAGGGGTCAAGTGGGTCCGCACGATGGTCCGCCGGCTGGCGGACGAGGGCCGCACGGTCTTCCTCTCCTCCCACCTCATGAGCGAGATGGCGCAGACGGCGGACCACCTCCTCGTCATCGGCCGTGGCCGCATCATCACCTCCGGACCCGTCCAGGAGGTCATCGACGCCGCCCAGGGCACGACGGTGCGGGTCCGCTCGCCCCGCGCGAGCGACCTCGCCGCCCTCGTCCGCGGCGCCCAGGTCACCGTCAGCCCGGCCGAGCCGGGCCTCCTCGAGGTCCGCGGCCGCACCGCCGCGGAGATCGGCGACCTGGCCGCGGCCTCGGGCATCGCCCTGCACGAGCTCACGCCGGTCCGTGCCTCGCTCGAGGACGCCTACCTCACCCTCACCCAGGACGAGGTGGAGTACCGCTCCGAGGACCGCACCGCCACCGAAGGAGCCCGCCGATGA
- a CDS encoding Bax inhibitor-1/YccA family protein, with the protein MSNPVFENSPYFGKKRGAVPQTPNGYPGHPGYAPGATGTTYPPMVNGQQVADLEHAYAQPPAGPAQIGRMTYDDVIVKTGGLLAIVVAAGALNWFVLGANMGITIAAAIVGLVLGLVNSFKREPSPALIMAYAAAEGLFLGGISAVFESSYSGIVLQAVLATGATFVATLLLFKSGAVRVTPKLMRFVLIALVGYALFSLVNLGIMFFGSSDAAWGLRSMEIMGIPLGIPIGIFAVGLAAFCLILDFDAIKRGVERGVPAKFAWSAAFGLVVTLVWLYLEFLRLLAIFRE; encoded by the coding sequence GTGAGCAACCCCGTCTTTGAGAACAGTCCGTACTTCGGAAAGAAGCGCGGCGCGGTGCCCCAGACGCCCAACGGCTACCCGGGGCACCCCGGCTACGCCCCGGGCGCCACCGGGACGACGTACCCGCCGATGGTCAACGGCCAGCAGGTCGCCGACCTCGAGCACGCCTATGCCCAGCCGCCCGCGGGACCCGCGCAGATCGGCCGGATGACCTACGACGACGTCATCGTCAAGACCGGTGGGCTCCTCGCCATCGTCGTCGCGGCCGGTGCGCTCAACTGGTTCGTCCTCGGCGCCAACATGGGCATCACGATCGCCGCCGCGATCGTCGGTCTGGTCCTCGGCCTCGTCAACTCCTTCAAGCGTGAGCCCAGCCCGGCGCTCATCATGGCCTACGCCGCCGCCGAGGGCCTGTTCCTCGGAGGCATCTCGGCCGTCTTCGAGTCGTCGTACTCCGGCATCGTCCTGCAGGCCGTCCTCGCCACCGGCGCGACGTTCGTCGCCACCCTGCTGCTCTTCAAGAGCGGCGCGGTGCGGGTGACGCCGAAGCTCATGCGCTTCGTCCTCATCGCCCTCGTGGGCTACGCGCTGTTCTCGCTGGTCAACCTCGGCATCATGTTCTTCGGCTCCAGCGACGCCGCGTGGGGCCTGCGCTCCATGGAGATCATGGGGATTCCGCTGGGCATCCCGATCGGCATCTTCGCCGTCGGCCTCGCCGCCTTCTGCCTCATCCTCGACTTCGACGCCATCAAGCGGGGCGTCGAGCGTGGGGTTCCCGCGAAGTTCGCGTGGTCGGCCGCCTTCGGGCTCGTCGTCACGCTCGTGTGGCTCTACCTCGAGTTCCTCCGCCTCCTCGCGATCTTCCGCGAGTAG
- a CDS encoding DUF4307 domain-containing protein gives MSPAPYGDAESSRAMLDARYGVPRRSRRALLAAVGVLAVVAFVVFAFVSTNEPVRTQEAGYRSLGPDAVEVTFTVVKAPEIVADCTVIALGESFSEVGAATVRVGPDPGQKIVSVTTTVRTASPAQGARVDGCTVVEAP, from the coding sequence ATGAGCCCGGCACCGTACGGGGACGCCGAGTCCTCCCGCGCGATGCTCGATGCGCGCTACGGCGTCCCGCGCCGCTCGCGCCGGGCGCTCCTCGCCGCCGTCGGGGTCCTCGCCGTCGTGGCGTTCGTCGTCTTCGCCTTCGTCTCGACGAACGAGCCGGTACGCACCCAGGAGGCCGGTTACCGGTCCCTGGGTCCGGACGCCGTGGAGGTGACCTTCACCGTCGTCAAGGCACCGGAGATCGTCGCGGACTGCACGGTCATCGCGCTGGGCGAGTCGTTCTCCGAGGTGGGTGCGGCGACCGTGCGCGTCGGCCCCGACCCGGGCCAGAAGATCGTCAGCGTCACCACGACGGTGCGGACGGCGTCGCCGGCGCAGGGCGCCCGGGTCGACGGCTGCACCGTCGTCGAGGCCCCCTAG
- a CDS encoding LLM class flavin-dependent oxidoreductase, translating to MRLGIVLLPQLRWRDAAPRWRRAEEMGFDHAWTYDHLAWRDLADEPWYATVPTLTAAAAVTETITLGTWVASPNFRHPVPFAKELLTLDDISDGRFLLGVGAGGLGWDADVLGHERLSPGERVARLAEFVELLDALLTGERTTWSGEHYRAVDARMIPGCVQTPRVPFVVAANGPRAMAVAARIGQGWATTGPETDDEEAWWRGVRETVSRLDDVAAAHGRTDLDRYLSLDTSAYSLSSVDHFEEMVGRARELGFTDVVAHWPRESGVYAGDERVLEEAASRLPHLR from the coding sequence ATGCGTCTTGGGATCGTCCTCCTGCCCCAGCTGCGGTGGCGCGACGCCGCGCCCCGCTGGCGCCGCGCCGAGGAGATGGGCTTCGACCACGCGTGGACGTACGACCACCTCGCCTGGCGCGACCTCGCCGACGAGCCCTGGTACGCCACCGTCCCCACCCTCACGGCCGCCGCGGCCGTCACCGAGACGATCACGCTCGGCACCTGGGTCGCGTCCCCGAACTTCCGCCACCCCGTGCCGTTCGCCAAGGAGCTCCTCACCCTCGACGACATCTCCGACGGCCGGTTCCTCCTCGGCGTCGGCGCCGGGGGGCTCGGTTGGGACGCGGACGTCCTCGGCCACGAGCGCCTCAGCCCGGGGGAGCGGGTGGCCCGCCTGGCGGAGTTCGTCGAGCTCCTCGACGCCCTCCTCACGGGCGAGCGGACCACCTGGTCGGGCGAGCACTACCGCGCCGTCGACGCGCGGATGATCCCGGGCTGCGTCCAGACGCCGCGGGTCCCGTTCGTCGTCGCCGCCAACGGGCCGCGGGCCATGGCCGTCGCGGCCCGCATCGGCCAGGGCTGGGCGACGACCGGCCCGGAGACCGACGACGAGGAGGCCTGGTGGCGCGGGGTGCGGGAGACCGTCTCCCGGCTCGACGACGTCGCCGCCGCGCACGGGCGCACCGACCTCGACCGGTACCTCAGCCTCGACACGAGCGCGTACTCCCTGTCCTCGGTCGACCACTTCGAGGAGATGGTGGGGCGCGCGCGCGAGCTCGGCTTCACCGACGTCGTCGCCCACTGGCCGCGCGAGAGCGGGGTCTACGCCGGCGACGAGCGCGTCCTCGAGGAGGCCGCGTCGCGCCTGCCACACCTGCGGTAG
- the ilvA gene encoding threonine ammonia-lyase, whose product MSLPDAAAVRAATAVLDGVAWRTPVEGSTSLAEQVGGPVLLKCENLQRTGSFKLRGAYVRLSRLSDAEKARGVVAASAGNHAQGVALAAALLGITAVVYMPLDAALPKVAATRQYGAEVRQVSADLNGALAAARADAAQSGRVFIHPFDHADVVAGQGTLGLEILEQVPDVRTVIVPAGGGGLLAGVATALSETDVAVVGVQAAGAAAFPASLAEGRPVPLERLSTMADGIAVPAPGEVPFALVQRYVDDIRTVSEEQIARALLLLAERAKLVVEPSGAAGVAALLDAPETFEPPVVVVLSGGNVDPLVLLRVIRHGLAAAGRYLQMRVRVPDSPGALATLLAALAESGGNVVNVEHARTAVGLGLDEVEIGVELETKGPEHCTRVLADLRTRGYGVASTALG is encoded by the coding sequence GTGAGCCTGCCCGACGCGGCCGCCGTCCGGGCGGCCACCGCGGTCCTCGACGGCGTCGCGTGGCGCACCCCGGTGGAGGGGAGCACCTCCCTCGCCGAGCAGGTCGGCGGACCGGTCCTGCTCAAGTGCGAGAACCTCCAGCGCACGGGGTCGTTCAAGCTGCGGGGCGCCTACGTACGCCTGTCCCGCCTCAGCGACGCCGAGAAGGCGCGCGGCGTGGTGGCCGCCAGCGCCGGTAACCACGCCCAGGGCGTCGCGCTCGCGGCCGCGCTGCTCGGCATCACCGCCGTCGTCTACATGCCCCTCGACGCGGCGCTGCCCAAGGTGGCGGCCACCCGGCAGTACGGGGCCGAGGTGCGCCAGGTGAGCGCCGACCTCAACGGCGCGCTCGCCGCCGCACGGGCGGACGCCGCGCAGAGCGGGCGCGTGTTCATCCACCCCTTCGACCACGCCGACGTCGTCGCCGGGCAGGGCACCCTCGGCCTGGAGATCCTCGAGCAGGTCCCCGACGTGCGCACCGTCATCGTCCCGGCGGGCGGCGGCGGTCTGCTCGCGGGCGTCGCCACGGCGCTCAGCGAGACCGACGTCGCGGTCGTCGGGGTCCAGGCCGCCGGTGCCGCGGCGTTCCCCGCCTCCCTCGCCGAGGGCCGGCCGGTGCCGCTCGAGCGGCTGAGCACCATGGCCGACGGGATCGCCGTCCCCGCGCCGGGGGAGGTGCCGTTCGCGCTCGTGCAGCGCTACGTCGACGACATCCGGACCGTCTCCGAGGAGCAGATCGCCCGCGCGCTGCTCCTGCTGGCCGAGCGCGCCAAGCTCGTCGTCGAGCCGTCCGGAGCCGCCGGGGTCGCGGCGCTGCTCGACGCCCCGGAGACGTTCGAGCCGCCGGTCGTCGTCGTGCTCTCCGGCGGGAACGTCGACCCGCTCGTGCTCCTGCGGGTGATCCGGCACGGGCTCGCCGCCGCCGGGCGCTACCTGCAGATGCGGGTGCGGGTCCCGGACAGCCCCGGCGCGCTGGCGACGCTGCTGGCCGCGCTCGCGGAGTCGGGCGGCAACGTGGTCAACGTCGAGCACGCCCGGACCGCCGTGGGCCTCGGGCTCGACGAGGTGGAGATCGGCGTGGAGCTGGAGACCAAGGGTCCCGAGCACTGCACACGGGTGCTCGCCGACCTGCGCACGCGGGGGTACGGCGTCGCCTCGACGGCTCTCGGCTGA
- the greA gene encoding transcription elongation factor GreA, which yields MAETSTTWLTEDAYNRLKAELDHLTGPGRSEIAQRIEEARSEGDLKENGGYHAAREEQGKQEARIVQLTQLLRNAHVGQTPPDDGIVEPGMVVTAVVAGEQEKFLLGSREGARELDIDVFSENSPMGASILGKKAGDSVTYTAPNGATISVEIKDVKPFQG from the coding sequence GTGGCCGAGACGAGCACCACTTGGCTCACCGAGGACGCGTACAACCGTCTGAAGGCTGAGCTCGACCACCTCACGGGGCCCGGTCGGTCGGAGATCGCCCAGCGGATCGAAGAGGCGCGCTCCGAGGGGGACCTCAAGGAGAACGGCGGCTACCACGCCGCGCGCGAGGAGCAGGGCAAGCAGGAGGCCCGGATCGTCCAGCTCACCCAGCTGCTCCGCAACGCGCACGTCGGTCAGACCCCGCCGGACGACGGCATCGTCGAGCCCGGCATGGTCGTCACCGCGGTCGTCGCCGGCGAGCAGGAGAAGTTCCTCCTCGGCTCGCGCGAGGGAGCACGTGAGCTCGACATCGACGTGTTCTCCGAGAACTCCCCCATGGGCGCGTCCATCCTCGGCAAGAAGGCCGGCGACTCGGTGACGTACACCGCCCCCAACGGCGCGACCATCAGCGTGGAGATCAAGGACGTCAAGCCCTTCCAGGGCTGA